From the Sandaracinaceae bacterium genome, one window contains:
- a CDS encoding UvrD-helicase domain-containing protein, which yields MTAPLGDSAARDAIRSDLDTTLVVEAAAGTGKTTELVHRIVALVARGERLGRMAAVTFTDKAAGEMKLRLRRALEEARQHALAARMAGEAGAQPRALHLEQALAELEVARIGTIHAFCADLLRERPIEANVDPSFEMASEDQVAALLERAFDDWFTRILVAPPAALTRLLRRGGFDSDQGASGLLRSAAMALVDDRDFDAPWPPPPSFDRERAIDELVDALLTLDALASAGSPSSKLVGSLHLLATPAVEAAARERRVGLGRDYDGLEAQLCALPTKWDAWRYDGYPREFPAGMRDEVLQRRARFKEDLTRFAEHVEAELASALRELLRDVVHDYEALKARAGWLDFTDLLVRTRELLVRDATVRTAWQRSFSHLFVDEFQDTDPLQADILLLLASDPDASLPGLAQQREAWRLSRVVPGKLFVVGDPKQSIYRFRRADVRIYEGVKRHLAAGGAAVLYLSTSFRSLPGIQALVNAAFAPTMLPTEDGTQARYVPLEPFRAAGSTQPAVIALPAPRARLWREGPVKGSVEESLPDAVGAFIAWLVSASGWTVEEAGKRVPVAPRHVCLLFKSLHSTFKEDPVRGYVDALERRQVPHVLMGGRTFHDREEVGALRQALAALEWPDDELAVYATLHGPFFALNDDALLAYKDTLGHLSPVRRVEPEALLGDEQLEAVQAALDVLRRLHARRNRRAIAETLGDLLAETRAHASLAFWPSGEQALANILRVVDHGRRFDARGTTSFRAFVTWLEGAADTERGGGNAPIVEEGAEGVRVMTVHKAKGLEFPVVVLCSPTENAAWSRPSRFVDPEQGLAVRSLAGCLPITLRERAEEVLAADRAEALRLLYVASTRAQDLLVVPTTGFGEGASWWLTPLSAALHPPATLKRASTAAPLCPPFGESSVLDAERPDETVRPGLHEELAGGVSVVWWDPERLSPVDDPGGSRNAALLVEDAAGQAVAGAAVYRAWRDARAALRETAAERQHRAQPVTAASKDPETPRWVRGGQHVEFERTSASGSERPRGPRFGTLVHALLAELPLDTDTRACEDLAHAHGRLLGATEDEVQAAQVAALAAFAHPLMQRARAADALRRETPMLLRTPDGGLIEGIVDLAFREGERWTVVDFKTDLGDAPLPHYLVQVRLYADAITRATGQPAQALLFGV from the coding sequence GTGACCGCACCCCTCGGTGACTCTGCGGCGCGCGATGCCATCCGCTCCGACCTCGACACCACCCTGGTGGTGGAGGCCGCGGCCGGCACCGGCAAGACCACCGAGCTGGTGCACCGCATCGTCGCGCTGGTGGCGCGCGGCGAGCGCCTGGGCCGCATGGCGGCCGTGACGTTCACGGACAAAGCCGCAGGCGAGATGAAGCTGCGGCTGCGGCGCGCGCTCGAGGAAGCACGGCAACACGCGCTCGCGGCTCGCATGGCGGGTGAGGCTGGAGCCCAACCGCGCGCGCTGCACCTGGAACAAGCGCTGGCCGAGCTCGAGGTGGCGCGCATCGGGACCATCCACGCGTTCTGCGCGGATCTCCTGCGCGAGCGCCCCATCGAGGCCAACGTGGACCCGTCGTTCGAGATGGCCAGCGAAGACCAAGTGGCCGCGCTGCTCGAGCGCGCCTTCGACGACTGGTTCACGCGTATCCTCGTTGCTCCGCCGGCCGCGCTCACGCGGCTCCTGCGGCGCGGCGGCTTCGACAGCGACCAGGGTGCGAGTGGCCTGCTGCGCTCGGCAGCGATGGCGCTCGTGGACGACCGCGACTTCGACGCGCCCTGGCCGCCGCCGCCCAGCTTCGACCGCGAGCGCGCCATCGACGAGCTGGTGGACGCGCTGCTCACGCTCGACGCGCTGGCCAGCGCAGGCAGCCCGAGCAGCAAGCTGGTCGGGTCGTTGCACCTTCTCGCCACCCCTGCCGTCGAGGCTGCGGCACGCGAGCGTCGCGTGGGCCTCGGTCGCGACTACGACGGCCTCGAGGCGCAGCTCTGCGCGCTGCCCACCAAGTGGGACGCGTGGCGGTACGACGGCTACCCACGCGAATTCCCCGCGGGGATGCGAGACGAAGTGCTGCAGCGCCGCGCCCGCTTCAAGGAGGACCTCACGCGCTTCGCCGAGCACGTGGAGGCCGAGCTGGCCTCGGCGCTGCGCGAGCTGCTGCGCGACGTGGTGCACGACTACGAGGCGCTCAAGGCGCGCGCCGGCTGGCTGGACTTCACGGACCTGCTCGTGCGCACGCGCGAGCTGCTGGTGCGCGACGCGACCGTGCGCACGGCCTGGCAGCGCAGCTTCAGCCACCTCTTCGTGGACGAGTTCCAGGACACCGACCCGCTCCAGGCGGACATCCTGCTGCTGCTGGCCAGCGACCCCGACGCCTCGCTGCCCGGGCTCGCCCAGCAACGCGAGGCCTGGCGCCTTTCGCGCGTGGTCCCCGGCAAGCTCTTCGTGGTGGGCGACCCGAAGCAGAGCATCTACCGCTTCCGGCGCGCCGACGTGCGCATCTACGAAGGCGTGAAGCGGCACCTCGCGGCGGGCGGTGCCGCGGTGCTCTACCTGAGCACCAGCTTTCGCTCGCTGCCGGGCATCCAGGCGCTGGTGAACGCAGCCTTCGCGCCCACCATGCTGCCCACCGAAGACGGCACGCAGGCGCGCTACGTCCCGCTCGAGCCCTTCCGCGCGGCGGGCAGCACACAGCCAGCCGTGATCGCGCTGCCGGCCCCGCGCGCGCGCCTGTGGCGCGAGGGTCCCGTGAAGGGCTCCGTGGAAGAGTCGCTGCCCGACGCGGTGGGCGCCTTCATCGCCTGGCTGGTGAGCGCCTCCGGTTGGACCGTGGAAGAAGCGGGCAAGCGCGTCCCCGTGGCCCCACGCCACGTGTGCCTGCTCTTCAAGAGCCTGCACTCCACCTTCAAAGAAGACCCGGTGCGCGGCTACGTGGACGCGCTCGAGCGCCGGCAGGTGCCGCATGTGCTCATGGGCGGGCGCACCTTCCACGACCGTGAGGAGGTGGGTGCGCTGCGCCAGGCGCTGGCCGCGCTCGAGTGGCCCGACGACGAGCTGGCGGTCTACGCCACGCTGCACGGGCCGTTCTTCGCGCTCAACGACGACGCGCTGCTGGCCTACAAGGACACGCTCGGGCACCTCTCGCCGGTGCGCCGGGTGGAGCCCGAGGCGCTGCTGGGAGACGAGCAGCTCGAGGCCGTGCAGGCGGCGCTCGACGTGCTGCGGCGCCTGCACGCACGCCGCAATCGGCGGGCCATCGCCGAGACGCTGGGTGACCTGCTCGCGGAGACGCGCGCGCACGCCTCGCTCGCGTTCTGGCCCTCGGGCGAGCAGGCCCTCGCCAACATCTTGCGCGTGGTGGACCACGGCCGGCGCTTCGACGCGCGCGGCACCACCTCGTTTCGCGCCTTCGTGACGTGGCTCGAGGGCGCGGCGGACACCGAACGCGGCGGCGGCAACGCGCCCATCGTGGAAGAGGGCGCCGAGGGCGTGCGCGTCATGACGGTGCACAAGGCCAAGGGCCTCGAGTTCCCCGTGGTCGTCCTGTGCTCGCCCACCGAGAACGCTGCGTGGAGCCGGCCCTCGCGATTCGTGGATCCAGAGCAGGGCCTCGCGGTGCGTTCGCTGGCGGGCTGCCTCCCCATCACCTTGCGCGAGCGCGCCGAAGAAGTGCTGGCGGCCGACCGCGCCGAGGCGCTGCGCCTGCTCTACGTGGCCAGCACGCGCGCGCAGGACCTCTTGGTGGTGCCCACCACGGGCTTTGGCGAAGGCGCGAGCTGGTGGCTGACGCCGCTGTCTGCCGCGCTCCACCCGCCCGCCACGCTGAAGCGCGCGAGCACGGCTGCGCCCCTCTGCCCGCCCTTCGGCGAGAGCAGCGTGCTCGACGCCGAGCGCCCCGACGAGACCGTTCGTCCTGGCCTGCACGAGGAGCTTGCTGGAGGTGTGAGCGTGGTCTGGTGGGACCCTGAGCGCCTCTCGCCCGTGGATGACCCCGGTGGCAGCCGCAACGCCGCGCTGCTGGTGGAAGACGCAGCCGGCCAGGCCGTGGCTGGCGCCGCGGTGTATCGCGCCTGGCGTGACGCGCGCGCTGCGCTGCGCGAGACCGCGGCGGAGCGACAGCACCGCGCGCAGCCCGTCACGGCGGCCTCGAAGGACCCGGAGACGCCGCGCTGGGTGCGCGGTGGCCAGCACGTGGAGTTCGAGCGCACCAGCGCTTCGGGCAGTGAGCGGCCGCGCGGTCCGCGCTTCGGCACGCTGGTTCACGCGCTGCTGGCCGAGCTGCCGCTCGACACCGACACACGCGCCTGTGAAGACCTGGCCCACGCGCACGGCCGCCTGCTGGGCGCTACGGAAGACGAGGTGCAGGCCGCTCAGGTGGCCGCGCTGGCCGCCTTCGCCCACCCGCTCATGCAGCGCGCCCGCGCCGCCGATGCCCTGCGCCGCGAGACGCCCATGCTGTTGCGCACGCCGGACGGCGGCCTGATCGAGGGCATCGTGGACCTCGCCTTCCGCGAGGGCGAGCGCTGGACCGTGGTCGACTTCAAGACCGACCTCGGCGACGCTCCGCTGCCGCACTACCTCGTGCAGGTGCGCCTCTACGCCGACGCCATCACGCGCGCCACGGGCCAGCCCGCCCAGGCGCTTCTCTTCGGCGTGTGA
- a CDS encoding TIGR03617 family F420-dependent LLM class oxidoreductase, with protein MTTFKLDAPLLAPNLASVPQRARDIAERGFDGTFTFEGPHEPFMPLLLAAEHTSLEIATGVAIAFARTPMTAANLAWDLQHFSQGRFTLGLGSQIRPHVEARYSMPWGKPVSRMREFVQAYHAIFDCWMNGTKLAFRGEYYTHTLMPPMFHPGKLGAVRPKITLGGVGNNMVECAGEVADGHLVHPFHTLTTLRDTTLPALERGLARSGRTRSQLELSAQVLVVSGRDDKELKGVREAARAQIAFYGSTPAYRHVLEAEGYPELHGELHALSKQGKWMDMAARIDDGLLAKVACVGTPDEVARELTARYEGVAQRVAIATPVALSAECETALVRALR; from the coding sequence ATGACCACCTTCAAGCTCGACGCTCCGCTGCTGGCCCCGAACCTCGCCTCCGTGCCACAGCGCGCGCGTGACATCGCCGAGCGCGGCTTCGACGGAACCTTCACCTTCGAGGGGCCGCACGAGCCCTTCATGCCGCTGTTGCTGGCGGCCGAACACACCTCGCTCGAGATCGCCACGGGCGTGGCCATCGCCTTCGCGCGCACCCCCATGACCGCGGCCAACCTGGCGTGGGACCTCCAGCACTTCAGCCAGGGGCGCTTCACGCTGGGCCTCGGCTCGCAGATCCGCCCGCACGTGGAGGCGCGCTACAGCATGCCCTGGGGCAAGCCCGTGTCGCGCATGCGGGAGTTCGTGCAGGCCTACCACGCCATCTTCGACTGCTGGATGAACGGCACCAAGCTCGCGTTCCGCGGCGAGTACTACACGCACACGCTCATGCCCCCCATGTTCCACCCGGGCAAGCTCGGGGCCGTGCGCCCCAAGATCACGCTCGGCGGCGTGGGCAACAACATGGTGGAGTGCGCGGGCGAGGTGGCGGACGGACACCTGGTGCACCCCTTCCACACGCTCACCACGCTGCGCGACACCACGCTCCCGGCCCTCGAGCGCGGCCTCGCGCGCAGCGGGCGCACGCGCAGCCAGCTCGAGCTGTCGGCGCAGGTGCTGGTGGTCAGTGGCCGCGACGACAAGGAGCTGAAGGGCGTGCGCGAGGCCGCCCGCGCACAGATCGCCTTCTATGGCTCCACGCCAGCCTACCGCCACGTGCTCGAGGCCGAGGGCTACCCCGAGCTCCATGGCGAGCTCCACGCGCTCTCGAAGCAAGGCAAGTGGATGGACATGGCGGCGCGCATCGACGACGGCCTGCTGGCCAAGGTGGCCTGCGTGGGCACCCCCGACGAGGTCGCCCGGGAGCTGACGGCCCGCTACGAGGGCGTCGCCCAGCGCGTGGCCATCGCTACGCCGGTGGCCCTGAGCGCCGAGTGCGAGACGGCCCTGGTGCGAGCGCTGCGGTAG
- a CDS encoding DUF2470 domain-containing protein produces MSEPEHVESLLTTPAFRLERIVSRGHASPPGFWYDQDEHEWVCLVSGAATLEIEGSDTVALRAGSTHLLPARTRHRVAWTSPTETTVWLALFFRDAPLPMLAAEHIARIVGHMNDDHGDSLLDYARHLAGVPGATSARMTQVDAAGFGLAAETPEGPRQLRLPFDAPIRDTGEARSALVAMAKRARQADHPQE; encoded by the coding sequence ATGTCCGAGCCCGAGCACGTCGAGTCCCTGCTGACGACCCCGGCCTTTCGCCTCGAGCGCATCGTCTCGCGCGGGCACGCGTCTCCGCCGGGCTTCTGGTACGACCAGGACGAGCACGAGTGGGTGTGCCTCGTGTCGGGGGCGGCCACGCTCGAGATCGAGGGCAGCGACACCGTGGCGCTACGTGCGGGGAGCACGCACCTGCTCCCTGCGCGGACGCGCCACCGCGTGGCCTGGACGAGCCCCACCGAGACCACCGTCTGGCTCGCGCTCTTCTTCCGCGACGCTCCGCTCCCCATGCTGGCCGCGGAGCACATCGCCCGCATCGTGGGCCACATGAACGACGACCACGGCGACTCGCTGCTGGACTACGCACGCCACCTGGCAGGCGTCCCTGGCGCCACGTCCGCGCGCATGACGCAGGTGGACGCCGCAGGGTTCGGGCTCGCCGCCGAGACTCCGGAAGGACCCCGTCAGCTGCGGCTGCCGTTCGACGCCCCGATCCGCGACACGGGCGAGGCGCGCAGCGCCCTCGTGGCCATGGCCAAGCGCGCCCGGCAGGCCGATCACCCCCAGGAGTGA
- a CDS encoding threonine ammonia-lyase codes for MTTPAPTPPTLADVVAARERIRDALTLTPLTFSQTLSEITGARVFLKFENLQFTGSFKGRGARNRLLNVQKGRGVIAMSAGNHAQGVAHHAALLGLSSTIVMPENTPFTKVARTRALGATVELAGRDVMESAVRARELAIERDLEFIHPFDDPAVVAGQGTIGLEMLEQRPSLDMIVASVGGGGMLSGIALAASGHDRPVQLVGVQSERYPFMADFLHGCASSVVAGSTVADGIAVSQPGTIGRAVLTQQHAEVLIVREATIERAIAMLLEIEKTVVEGAGAAPLAACLEHPEFFAGREVGLVLSGGNIDPRTLAVVTLRGLANQGRLNRVRVELDDLPGRLALVSKVIAEAAANVVQVDHDGLGSTGARSTVLDLRIDTLDAAHAQEVIDRLHQAGIRAELLPW; via the coding sequence ATGACGACTCCCGCGCCAACGCCACCCACCCTCGCCGACGTGGTGGCCGCGCGCGAGCGCATCCGCGACGCGCTCACCCTCACGCCGCTCACGTTCTCGCAGACGCTCTCCGAGATCACCGGCGCACGCGTGTTCCTCAAGTTCGAGAACCTGCAGTTCACCGGCTCGTTCAAGGGGCGCGGCGCGCGCAACCGGCTGCTGAACGTGCAGAAGGGGCGCGGCGTCATCGCCATGTCCGCTGGCAACCACGCGCAGGGTGTGGCGCACCACGCGGCGCTGCTGGGGCTCTCCAGCACCATCGTCATGCCCGAGAACACGCCCTTCACCAAGGTGGCCCGCACGCGCGCGCTGGGTGCCACGGTGGAGCTGGCGGGCCGCGATGTCATGGAGTCCGCCGTGCGTGCCCGCGAGCTGGCCATCGAGCGCGACCTCGAGTTCATCCACCCCTTCGACGACCCGGCCGTGGTCGCAGGGCAGGGCACCATCGGGCTCGAGATGCTGGAGCAGCGCCCGTCGCTCGACATGATCGTGGCGTCGGTGGGCGGCGGCGGCATGCTCTCGGGCATCGCGCTGGCGGCTAGCGGCCACGACCGCCCCGTGCAGCTGGTGGGCGTGCAGAGCGAGCGCTACCCGTTCATGGCGGACTTCCTGCACGGCTGCGCGTCCAGCGTGGTGGCAGGCTCCACCGTGGCCGACGGCATCGCGGTGTCGCAGCCCGGGACCATCGGGCGGGCCGTGCTCACCCAGCAGCACGCCGAGGTGCTCATCGTGCGCGAGGCCACCATCGAGCGCGCCATCGCCATGCTGCTCGAGATCGAGAAGACGGTGGTGGAGGGCGCTGGCGCCGCGCCGCTGGCTGCCTGCCTCGAGCACCCGGAGTTCTTCGCCGGCCGCGAGGTGGGGCTGGTGCTCTCCGGCGGCAACATCGACCCGCGCACGCTCGCGGTGGTCACGCTACGTGGCCTCGCCAACCAGGGGCGCCTCAACCGCGTGCGTGTGGAGCTGGACGACCTGCCCGGGCGCCTGGCGCTGGTCTCCAAGGTCATCGCGGAGGCGGCGGCCAACGTGGTGCAAGTGGACCACGACGGCCTCGGCTCCACCGGCGCGCGCAGCACCGTGCTCGACCTGCGCATCGACACGCTGGACGCGGCCCACGCCCAAGAGGTCATCGACCGACTGCACCAGGCGGGCATCCGCGCCGAGCTTCTGCCCTGGTAG
- a CDS encoding DUF1295 domain-containing protein, translating into MSAHPPKHSRAASFGYIVLAYVVAIAAAYGTVLYFPLESPLYTAFLADFVATCAVFAFSVAFSNSSFYDAYWSVIPPLIGVYFWTHAAPDAELTRQALCLGLCTLWAVRLTYNWAVGWTGLHHEDWRYVDIKAKTGALYWPASFAGIHMFPTVEVFFACLPMWPALTSNAPLSWIDGVATVVTLGAIVIETVADEQLRAFGKTKKPGELIQTGLWRYSRHPNYFGELTFWWGLFLFGFAASPADWSWTIIGTACITVMFFFISVPMMEKRQLEKKPHFAKVVASTSMIIPWFHRGSAASTSPSE; encoded by the coding sequence ATGAGTGCCCACCCCCCCAAGCACAGTCGTGCGGCGTCGTTTGGCTACATCGTCCTCGCCTACGTCGTCGCCATTGCCGCTGCCTATGGCACGGTCCTCTACTTCCCCCTCGAGTCGCCGCTCTACACGGCCTTCCTCGCGGACTTCGTCGCCACCTGCGCCGTCTTCGCGTTCAGCGTGGCGTTCAGCAACTCGAGCTTCTACGACGCCTACTGGAGCGTCATCCCGCCGCTGATTGGCGTGTACTTCTGGACGCACGCGGCCCCCGACGCCGAGCTCACCCGGCAGGCGCTGTGCCTGGGCCTCTGCACCCTCTGGGCGGTGCGCCTGACCTACAACTGGGCGGTCGGCTGGACCGGCCTGCACCACGAGGACTGGCGCTACGTGGACATCAAGGCGAAGACCGGCGCGCTCTACTGGCCGGCCAGCTTCGCGGGCATCCACATGTTCCCCACGGTGGAGGTCTTCTTCGCGTGCCTGCCCATGTGGCCGGCCCTCACCTCGAACGCACCCCTCTCCTGGATCGACGGCGTGGCCACCGTGGTCACGCTCGGGGCCATCGTGATCGAGACCGTGGCCGACGAGCAGCTGCGCGCGTTCGGCAAGACCAAAAAGCCGGGCGAGCTCATCCAGACGGGCCTCTGGCGCTACTCACGGCACCCCAACTACTTCGGCGAGCTCACCTTCTGGTGGGGCCTCTTCCTCTTCGGCTTCGCCGCCTCGCCCGCCGACTGGTCCTGGACCATCATCGGAACGGCGTGCATCACCGTGATGTTCTTCTTCATCAGCGTGCCCATGATGGAAAAGCGCCAGCTCGAGAAGAAGCCCCACTTCGCCAAGGTCGTCGCGAGCACGTCGATGATCATCCCCTGGTTTCATCGCGGCAGCGCCGCGTCCACCTCTCCCTCGGAGTAA
- a CDS encoding glutaredoxin — protein MARKVLSEDKIHPAAREKIASNHADIVAEVEAAIAKHDVVVVGMAQNPHPKRVRKALKAKGVAHEYLEYGSYTSEWRRRTALKMWTGWPTFPMCFHKGVLVGGANELIALLDSGELR, from the coding sequence ATGGCTCGCAAAGTCCTCTCGGAAGACAAGATCCACCCCGCCGCCCGCGAGAAGATCGCCAGCAACCACGCCGACATCGTGGCCGAGGTGGAGGCCGCCATCGCCAAGCACGACGTGGTGGTGGTGGGCATGGCCCAGAACCCGCACCCGAAGCGCGTGCGCAAGGCCCTCAAGGCGAAGGGCGTGGCGCACGAGTACCTCGAGTACGGCAGCTACACCAGCGAGTGGCGGCGGCGCACGGCGCTCAAGATGTGGACCGGCTGGCCCACGTTCCCCATGTGCTTCCACAAGGGGGTGCTGGTGGGTGGTGCCAACGAGCTGATCGCGCTCTTGGACAGCGGCGAGCTGCGCTGA
- a CDS encoding acetate/propionate family kinase: MNVLVVNCGSSSIKLDLLDPSTGARVATGSVERVGSEGCSFAIDKGTPEVLPGADHLTALQAVLPKLTAGAAVGAVGHRVVHGGERFNAPVRIDDTVEAAIEALIPLAPLHNPGNLAGVRAARALLPDVPHVAVFDTAFHATLPTRARVYALPTALADKHGVRRYGFHGPSHQYVAQRAAEALREDIRHLRIITCHLGNGASIAAIENGRSVETSMGLTPLEGLVMGTRAGDVDPGAILTLMRAEKLDVDALDRMLNKESGLAGLSGVGNDLRDIEARAAEGDERCRLAIEVFCHRLRKYIGSYAAVLGGVDVIVFTAGIGENSASIRHRVLQRLDFLGARLDEDKNRSARVSRESPTAIISEDHSRTRLMVVATDEAQAIASETAKLASAADKVEGAARIPIAISARHVHLNRQTLALLFGPEAKLTEHKPLSQPGQFSCHEKVNLVGPKGRIDGVRILGPLRSQNQVEIARTDEFKLGVDAPVRDSGDVKASAPITLEGPAGSVQLTEGLICARRHIHMHTDDAMRFGVSDNDVVEVAVDTEGRDLIFGDVLIRVSDKYALEMHLDTDEANAAEITPDVAGELAPTHGSVRLLRKRTEFVQG, from the coding sequence ATGAACGTCCTCGTCGTCAATTGCGGTAGCTCCAGCATCAAGCTCGACCTGCTCGACCCGTCCACCGGCGCCCGCGTCGCCACCGGCAGCGTGGAGCGCGTGGGCAGCGAAGGCTGCTCGTTCGCCATCGACAAGGGCACGCCCGAGGTGCTGCCCGGGGCGGACCACCTCACGGCGCTCCAGGCGGTGCTGCCCAAGCTCACCGCCGGTGCGGCCGTCGGCGCCGTGGGTCACCGCGTGGTGCATGGTGGCGAGCGCTTCAACGCGCCCGTGCGCATCGACGACACCGTGGAGGCGGCGATCGAGGCGCTCATCCCGCTGGCCCCGCTGCACAACCCTGGGAACCTCGCTGGCGTGCGCGCCGCCCGGGCACTCTTGCCGGACGTACCGCACGTGGCGGTCTTCGATACGGCCTTCCACGCCACGCTACCCACCCGCGCCAGGGTGTACGCGCTGCCCACCGCGCTGGCCGACAAGCACGGCGTGCGGCGCTACGGCTTCCACGGGCCCAGCCACCAGTACGTGGCTCAGCGCGCGGCCGAGGCACTGCGCGAGGACATCCGCCACCTGCGCATCATCACCTGCCACTTGGGCAACGGCGCCAGCATCGCGGCCATCGAGAACGGGCGCTCGGTGGAGACCAGCATGGGGCTCACGCCGCTCGAGGGCCTGGTCATGGGCACGCGCGCGGGCGACGTGGACCCGGGCGCCATCCTCACGCTCATGCGCGCCGAGAAGCTGGACGTGGACGCCCTCGACCGCATGCTCAACAAGGAGTCGGGCCTCGCGGGGCTCAGCGGCGTGGGCAACGACCTGCGCGACATCGAGGCGCGCGCGGCCGAGGGCGACGAGCGCTGCCGGCTGGCCATCGAGGTCTTCTGCCACCGCCTGCGCAAGTACATCGGCTCCTACGCGGCGGTGCTGGGCGGCGTGGACGTCATCGTCTTCACGGCGGGCATCGGCGAGAACAGCGCCTCCATTCGCCACCGCGTGCTCCAGCGCCTCGACTTCCTGGGCGCGCGCCTCGACGAAGACAAGAACCGCAGCGCGCGCGTCTCGCGCGAGTCGCCCACCGCGATCATCTCGGAGGACCACTCGCGCACGCGCCTGATGGTGGTGGCCACCGACGAAGCCCAGGCCATCGCCAGCGAGACGGCCAAGCTGGCCAGCGCCGCCGACAAGGTGGAGGGCGCCGCGCGCATCCCCATCGCCATCAGCGCGCGGCACGTGCACCTCAACCGTCAGACGCTGGCGCTGCTCTTCGGCCCGGAGGCCAAGCTCACCGAGCACAAGCCGCTCAGCCAGCCCGGGCAGTTCTCGTGTCACGAGAAGGTCAACCTGGTGGGCCCCAAGGGGCGCATCGACGGCGTGCGCATCCTCGGCCCGCTGCGCAGCCAGAACCAAGTGGAGATCGCCCGCACCGACGAGTTCAAGCTGGGCGTGGACGCACCCGTGCGCGACAGCGGCGACGTGAAGGCGAGCGCGCCCATCACGCTCGAGGGGCCCGCGGGCTCCGTGCAGCTGACCGAGGGGCTCATCTGCGCGCGGCGTCACATCCACATGCACACGGACGACGCTATGCGCTTCGGCGTCTCGGACAACGACGTGGTGGAGGTGGCCGTGGACACCGAAGGGCGCGACCTCATCTTCGGCGACGTGCTCATCCGCGTGAGCGACAAGTACGCGCTCGAGATGCACCTCGACACCGACGAGGCCAACGCGGCCGAGATCACCCCCGACGTGGCCGGCGAGCTGGCACCCACCCACGGCAGCGTGCGCCTGCTCAGGAAGCGCACCGAGTTCGTGCAGGGCTGA
- a CDS encoding FHA domain-containing protein — protein MATDQNKKTLRSFQCRDYLYEIFEQMSGELECSVDYLINESMRQYARSRNYGVRSPSASVQRPSIPPMGAPAAAPPPAAPPLPPMLPTQPTLPGPSVSPVVPALPQQAAFAPAPVMPVAAPVAPAPIPVMPIAPVAPPVAAPFVPPLPAAPLMAKPSVPPLPAAPPRLPSVPPPAPSKPALFIIFNGQKFPVNKDEFVLGRSSKSADLAIKDGNISRRHAAVVYHGGIYYMKDLGSTNGIDFQGGKIDSRAIQEGDVYQICDYDLRFTYQ, from the coding sequence ATGGCCACCGACCAGAACAAGAAGACCCTGCGCAGCTTCCAGTGCCGCGACTACCTCTACGAGATCTTCGAGCAGATGAGCGGTGAGCTGGAGTGCTCGGTGGACTACCTGATCAACGAGTCGATGCGCCAGTACGCGCGCTCGCGCAACTATGGGGTGCGCAGCCCCTCGGCTTCGGTGCAGCGGCCCAGCATCCCGCCCATGGGCGCCCCGGCCGCCGCGCCGCCGCCGGCCGCCCCGCCCCTGCCGCCCATGCTGCCCACGCAGCCCACGCTGCCCGGCCCCTCGGTGTCCCCCGTCGTGCCCGCGCTCCCCCAGCAGGCCGCGTTTGCACCCGCCCCCGTGATGCCGGTCGCAGCCCCTGTCGCGCCGGCCCCCATCCCGGTCATGCCCATCGCGCCGGTCGCTCCGCCGGTGGCCGCGCCCTTCGTGCCGCCGCTGCCCGCCGCGCCGCTGATGGCCAAGCCGTCCGTGCCGCCGCTGCCCGCCGCGCCGCCGCGCCTTCCCAGCGTGCCGCCGCCCGCGCCGTCGAAGCCCGCGCTCTTCATCATCTTCAACGGCCAGAAATTCCCGGTGAACAAGGACGAGTTCGTGCTCGGCCGCAGCAGCAAGTCCGCCGACCTGGCCATCAAGGACGGCAACATTTCGCGCCGTCACGCCGCCGTCGTCTACCACGGCGGCATCTACTACATGAAGGACCTGGGCAGCACGAACGGCATCGACTTCCAGGGTGGGAAGATCGACAGCCGCGCCATCCAGGAGGGCGACGTCTACCAGATCTGCGACTACGACCTGCGCTTCACGTATCAGTGA